A window of the Hordeum vulgare subsp. vulgare chromosome 5H, MorexV3_pseudomolecules_assembly, whole genome shotgun sequence genome harbors these coding sequences:
- the LOC123396749 gene encoding uncharacterized protein LOC123396749: MQITPPPDKIEHVLAGATLGSPLPHTFSTFHASSLSFHLPRDLPPPPPTGDARLRRIGWQRGVGDEQDGETTGVGRVAGERGKQEVPLSWELDLEDVADDGFGFAAGGGNDAVCCRTTITSATAHCGGTTCLCFVHGTSYYNCRPGGQANPYNHGCSAMTRCRGCSAIARCRG, translated from the exons ATGCAG ATAACTCCTCCCCCAGATAAGATAGAACACGTATTGGCTGGAGCAACGCTAGGTTCTCCTCTTCCTCACACGTTCTCCACTTTCCACGCCTCCTCTCTCTCGTTTCATCTCCCGCGAgacctgccgccgccgcctccaacGGGAGATGCACGACTCCGCCGGATCGGCTGGCAGCGCGGTGTGGGGGATGAGCAAGATGGAGAGACGACGGGTGTAGGGAGGGTTGCTGGAGAACGTGGGAAGCAGGAGGTGCCGCTGAGCTGGGAGTTGGACCTGGAGGACGTGGCGGACGACGGGTTCGGCTTCGCGGCCGGCGGCGGCAACGACGCGGTGTGCTGTAGAACAACGATTACATCAGCTACGGCGCATTGCGGAGGCACAACGTGCCTCTGCTTCGTGCATGGCACCTCCTACTACAACTGCCGCCCTGGCGGCCAGGCCAACCCCTACAACCACGGCTGCTCCGCCATGACGCGCTGTCGTGGATGCTCCGCCATTGCGCGCTGCCGCGGCTGA